TAGTATTAATTAGccatcattttaacattttctgtaaatatcacacaaacttttacttattatttatgCTAAACCAAACTATTCATCTGGGTAATATTGTGTGTAGCAAGTGTGTATGAGTAAAACTAATACTGATGCTaattatttgctatttttttaaCTATCATTATTTACTCtaaattatgttttaaatgtgcagGCCTGATAGTTTTCAGGCGCCACGCCGGAATTCCGGCGTACCGACGTGTCtgcgaggaaaaaaaaaggttcgccTAGTGCAGGGGTCGGCAAACTTTTTGACTCAGAgccataaaagcaaaatgattGGAAATTTATTTCAGTGAGAGCCACATAATAAATTAAAACGACGACGACATCTCACTCTAGCGAACCGAAACTAAATACCAGGCGTTTGTGATATTCCGCccgaacatttttttaagtctcaaaaataatatacgttaattaaattgattattttcaaaagctgagccGCATCAGAGGGATCAAAGAGCCGCATGCGCCTCCGGAGCcgcgggttgccgacccctggcctcgTGATCTGACCATAGGATCTGACACGTCTCTTGATccgcaggtttcactgtaaccaacaccaaggcctagcctactagccattaagccagtcagaaacagggggggcgggacttgctttgaccaaacaaattgatagattcagtaggaaatcccgggaaatacacgtgcgaatttttttccactgtcaacgcgaaacgtataaactcagccatggaacacaactatattaagcctatattaaggggaaaatggaactgaatagtaattttagggctgtagtattatttatgagtttgttgcactgtaactgtttcaaaatatttaaaataaatgctgcatagtttgctattatatttttaaaagaaatgtgtccttgttcatgtcatttagtcattggttaggctactaatcaattcctagtctactttggagtattgttattgccacctgctgaccgttcttggtatggctatagtatctgtagtctccgatgctatagaagcaataaggtatgtgactagttaaaaacaggtatggattcctgaacaggcctgctagtcccaagagttctggtaatctgcacaagcttctgaaatataggcttatattgggtttgtttatctcatgtctgaatgttgttcatgtatttcaacaaaattcaacacaatctatcattgaagggactaattcaaaagcaaaaattctttgacagtaatgaagatcagggttatacatagacgtatatctgcgcccaggggccaacaagttatgtgttaagtgtgtcgcatacatagcacccccaccctgctcacctcccgagcagagaaaaaaagttcaggctcaggaatttttcccactatcaCCCCTGTAAAACACACTTTATATTTTCCAGTTTTCGACATAAAGCAAGTTTCTTCAGTCACAAAAACATTATAGCACACACTGGTTATGCTGTTGTGCAGTTACCACCCTGTTTTATGAGGTTTTAGTACGTTTTTATTCGCTGTTGGCCATGAGTTCTGTTAAGGTGGGATGCTAATTACGAAGTAGGGATGCTAATTGTTCACAGtatatttcttcttttcttttgcttaatATGAGCACATTAAACCGGCAGTGCATGCATTTGTTTGTAAAGAAGAGCTGAAACTTTTATTCGCAATTTTAGGGTTTATATAGTTCATGTAGTGTAGCAGCTTTGTTGTAATCTGAATGCACGGTGTTCAACTGGCGCAGCTGAGGGCACGAGAGAAAAACTAATGAAGCCTGTTTATTCAGCTTTTTGTAAACTGTGCAGGTGGAGAAAATAAATGCTCCCTCATGTTAAGCTGGTGTGCTGATGTCATCACTTCAACAATGCATCATTAAAACCCTACACAACGCAGAAGTAATCCCGTTACACATGCAGGATTAGAAATGTACATgtagggcattgtaaggcaaatttgcagctgaaaaaatgtattttactatTGACAGTCTGTTTGTAtcataaatgaaatggctatatttacagTGTGGACAGTGAAGAATTGtcagcttcatgaaatgggatTCCATGGcggagcagctacacacaagcctaagatcactatgcgcaatgccaaacGTCAGCTGGAGTAGTGTAAAgcatgccgccactggactctggagagGTGGacacgttctctggagtgatgaatcacacgtCATcatctgacagtctgatggaaaaaTATGGGTTTGACGGATGCCAAGAGAACGCTGCCTACcagaatgcacagtgccaacagtaaagtttggtggaggtgggatagTGGTCTGTTTTTTGAGTTTGGGCTCCACCTCTTAGTTTCAATAAGTGATAATGTTAATGCTAAAgcatgcaaagacattttacaaatcttgatttgttgaatttatcataaaaatatacccaaaatgtggcctgtgcacatTTTAGAcctttttgttctattttctgTATTTCGGTACTTCCAGTGCATTAATAATGTAGTGCAACAGTGTCCGCTAAtggaaataataaaacagtctCTTTTGCTTAAGACTAGTTCTTGTAGTGGGCgtcacggtggcgtggtggctaatgctgtcgcctcacatcaaggagggcctgggttcaattccctggccgggtgaccggggtcctctctgtgtggagtttgcatgttctccccatgtctgtgtgggtttcctcccacagtccaaagatatgcagtcaggtcagttggacatgctaaattgcccgaGTGTGtgagtctctgtctgtctgccctgcaatggactggtgacctgtccagggtgtatcctgccttccgtctgatgaccgttgggataggctcccgcaGCCCCCCggaaccctgagggagaagcagcttagaaaatggctGGATAGTTCTTGTAGTGCACTAAACCAGGGCTTCGTAAAGTCACTCCTAGGGACCAGGGGTGTAGCCTCAGACAGGCCTGCTTAATCAAACTGGGAAAAAATATTTATCCAGTTGCAATTTTATAAgataatttaatgtaattttcttTCTGTGagtgtattattattgtattatgcCACTAAGCTCCACCTTATCTTCACCGGTGTAATGCACCTGTGGTGAGTGGATGCACTGTAGCCTTTAAAGTAAAGGGTGCTGCAgtatttgctgtgtttatgtgaatccaGTGTTCTGGTTGCTTGCCAGAATGTGGTGATGTAACAATAAGGGGTTGAAACGTTTAAATAGGTAAAGTGATAACTGCACAGCTGTCAAGTTTAGGATACAGCCTCATACAATGTCATGGCGTGTTCAGAAGTTGTCACGACCAAATTGGCGTACACACTTGTTTTACGCCCAGGAAAAAAATTCTCTTTGCTTTAGCCTCCCaaggagaaaaaaatctttcttaAGATTGTCtcagagaaataaagcagatttcaatattatattaatgaagGATCACTGATTTCTGAATTGTTTTTCCCAAACCCCTTTAGGAGAAAAGAAGATATTATTAGTTGTGGTGATGAAAATTGTTGGGTTCTTGAAACAGATGTTCAGcttaaactgaaaaattaagCAGAAACTATGTGAGAGGATCTCAGGGGGCTCAGCGGTTTCCACAGGTGTGCTGTGCTGCAGAAAGAGGGACACACCACGCCCTTCAATGACCCGAGCCTAAGCTGGTTGTGGTGTTAGCGGGGATGCATGGCAGCACACCTAGCAGTACCCTTGCCAGCATTGGCAGCATGGTGGGCAGCAAAGAAAGCCGAGTGTGGTGAAGAGGAGCAGTATTGCTCCTGCTGTCGCATCAAGTTGTGTCAAGGCCAGGTCTCTGTGAGGCCTAGTCTCCCATGCTAAAAAAGGTACTGTTCTTCTAGTTTAAAGCTGTCATATCTTGTTTGTGGTTAATTGTGCTCTGTGTGGGTTgtgtagtgtgttagtgttcacCATGAAGTGAGGCTGTATGGCTGTTGGTGAGCCGTCCCGCTTTGCCCTCTGATTCAGCCCTTTTGGGTGGTGGTTTCCTCTTGCTGCCTGTTCAATGAAAGAGTACTTGCCTGCATGCACAGTGTCTTCTGTGTCTCACTTCACTGCACAGAGGGAGACCCTCTTgtccagtttaaaaaaaaaacagatcaaaGAAGGAGACATACTGCATTACCACTGACTCACcagatttctgttttattatttgcctcatgtctaacacacacacacacatacacacacacacacacatacacacacagacattataaCTTAAATCTGCAACATTTTTGTATACAGTCTTGAATGGTAATAGAGTTTAAACCATCATAGCACTTCATCTCATGCTACATAGTTTACCTGATCAGGGAGTAAATGTTGGGACGGAACAGCCTTTGACTCAGACTTCAAACTCAGAGAAAACTGTTTACGTTAGTGAAAACCATCCATGGCTGTTTTAAAAGTTTTCTACACTGTGTCAATAACTATATTGTGTGTTGAACCCACCCCACATCCAGCCTACAGCACATTCAGCCAATGGAAAATCATGGTGGTACAGGCTCCACCCCTTCAGTCTCAATGGTAACAGAGGTTCATCAATGCACAGCATGTTAGTAAGATACagttaaaacagcagaaactctaATGTCTTTGCTCACTTTCTAATGTCTTTAAACCTTAATGGATacatttacactcaccggccactttattaggtacaccgattcaattgcttgttaagacaaatagttaatcagccaatcacatggccacaactgaatacatttaggcatgtagaggtggtcaagacaacttgctgaagtgcagaccgagcatcagaacggggaagaaaggggctttaagtgactttgaacgtggcgtggttgttggggctggtctgagtatttcagaaactgctgatctactgggattttcacgcacaagcatctctagggtttacagagaacggtccgaaaaagaggaaatatccagtgagcggcagttgtgtggatgaaaaagccttgttgatgtgagaggtcagaggagaatgggcagactgattccagatgatagaaaggcaacagtaactcaaataaccaaccaaaatctctgaggaacgtttccaacaccttgttgaaaatgtgccacgaagaattaagacagttctgaaggcgaaaggggtccaaccttttactagcaaggtgtacctaatgaagtggccggtgagtgtacatacCCTGTCTACTTCATGTAAACAATATCACaactaataataaacaaaatccatctgtaacacctGTTGTTTCTCATTTAGAATTATGATTTGTGTCAACATGCTCAAGCCCTGTAATCTCTACATTTCAGTTCAACAGCTTCTAAAGTATCTAATTATGCCTGTATCCCAAGATAAGCAGTGAAAAACTAATAACGTTTAGTTGAAATGTTCAGGCGGAAGTTGGTCAGATTGAATTCACACATCCAGTTTTCTTTCCCTGAGCAGGGAAGATCGTTCCACGTTCGCTGACCGTCTTCGTCTGCAGTGGTGAAAACAGCACAGtccacatcaccaccaccaccatcaccactgtTGGGTTCTTTGTTCTTCCAGAATCTGCCAATCAGACACATCGTTAATCTGTAATCCTCACGTTACAAACAAGAACTCAAAATAAACCAGTTCACAGCAGCTACTGAGGGTCTTTACTCCATACAAACAGTGCCAGTTCTGCACAAGAACACCTTCATAAACTCTGAGAAAATGGtggtttatttaaatataaatggaaTACAGTCAGATAATGaacagaaaagggaaaaatgaTGTTACATTGATTTTAACTACAGTTTTGTATTGTGACGTACTTGTCAGTCAGCGGTTGGCCGTCCACCCACTTCCATGTGTCTTCTGTCTCTGTAGCAGTCAGACCAATCCAGAAATTCTCATGCTTTTGGTTAATGAAGAACATCTGAGaaacaacaaataacaaaattaataaataataatcaataataatcaaCACATACAATTACAACCCCCCTCCAACCCACCTGTTCCTCTTTGCTGTTTATGATCACCAGATCTGCTCCTCCCTTTCTGCAGTCCTGTCTGCTCTCAGTCCAGTTCTTCCTCTCAGTGGAGAAAAAGTAAAAGCTGCTTCCGAAAGTCTTCAGTTCATTAAACCAGCATCTCTCTACAACAGAGCAATGAGAACAAACATGAATGAGAAGCATGAAGGAATATTTGTGTCTATTAACTGTGAAGATGCTGTTTCACTCACCAGTCAGCTTCACTAAATCTTCTCCTATCTGCTCTTTCTCCTCAGTCAGGTTTCTGATACTGGATAagagggtctctctctctgcagtgagGTTTGCAATGATGGTTTGGTCCCTAATATCTACATTCAGACAGAATTACAGTTTTTGTATTATAGCGTATGTATTCTGTATATCTGTATTTGGAAGATGAAGTATTTGTTTTgagactgaaacactcacagTACATGTACAGCACTATGTTGGTGGTcagcaggaaaacacacagcagacccacacacaccacagccagTCTGGAACATCTGCTTCCTCTTCTAACACCTAATAAAGAGTGAAGTGACTTAGAAGAGGTTTTCATTATGAATATGTTCAGAGTTTGTGCACTGAGAGTTACTCTACCTGTCTGCTGAGTTGTTGTCTCCCTCTGTGTGTTGGTCTCCTGAGGTCTAACAGCGTCTGCACTCATATAGATCTCCACCAacttctccactctctctcctccagctGCTTCACGCAGCTCAACACAGCTCACATCATCATAGATTTCCTctgacagtctctctctctctctctctctctctctctctctctctctctctctctctctctctctctgtttctatagTCCTCTCCTCAACCTTTAGTACAGACACAACGGTTCACAAGTGAAGAAGTGGCTAGATAGGAAATGACATCAGATGAGCTCTTGACTACCGAGGTGTGAAAACGGACCTAAAAAATATATGTGCTGTCTTTGCTGCAGACATCAGCTCAAAGATACATAGTAAAGCTGTTGtatgtgtgagacagagagacagtgagagacagaggccTATAGATGCAGTGCTGTTTAAAAGTCAGGGACTATATGTCtgttgtttcatttccagtcaaaacagtcattcagcacaagtcatttgtttttcagttgtgagaaaaaagcagaaacattaAACAGGAAATTATTCAGAAGCCTCGACAACTAAATATGTATtgtcagtgtttagtgtgtgcaCTCTGTGCATGTTCACCAGCCATTATTCTGTTCATgaggcttgctttcagtttctcaaagaaatctgcagtgataTATTTAagcacctccaaagttcagttgcattttctgcttctcatcatCCAAGTGGCCCAAAACACAGTCGGTGATGCTGAGGACTGGAcgctggagtggtcagtcctttgttctgagagcaccagcagctttaGATCAGGAAGcggttttcttttttctcagtatctgcttcttgacagctacacagcctttcagacccatagcgcggagtcgtcttctcacagtggaaagatggacagataCACCTGAGGAtggtttcagatctgaagcagcttgattgtCTCCTCTATCTGAAAGATGagagctttcagtgctgtttatctgatgaggacatATTTGctggtctaccagctcttgtATGCTTGTTTCTCGTTTTCTCTGTATCATTTAgcagtgcaaaagtttggaaactcctacttttttcacttttactttcaccTTAGTTTAAATGGATTATGGCATTGAAGCAAAAAcacgaatgaatgaataagtTGTGTTTAATTTGACTGTAAATACATGAAGGATGGTCCATGACTTTTACCTTCACACTTTTACCTTTATGGGCATGGGCCAGTAGGTGGCTGGTGCAagcaattatgaaaaaaatctaaatatttgtTACTGTTTTACGGCCAATCATAATCCAGAATGTTTAAATGAAGACTTGATATCTGTTTCTCCAAATACTCCAAAGAACACCTTCAGATCCTATTAGAAAAACATCATCTGCATCTGAAATCATTCACAGGTCAAACTATTAGgaacctttacactgtgatatcaacccatcaaaaaaacaaaaaacaaaaaaaaaaaacccgaaCCAATACAAAATCCCAAAAGGAACCAACAGTACATTTAACAGCaataatatttcatgtttttttttgttttgtttttttttaagcaggGTAAAATTACTCAAACACATAaggaaataatatttattatgctTTTTTATAACATAATGAAATTTTCTGGCTGAGCTTTCATTGCATTATGGTCAGTCAAATCTTGCATTTTCCAAAAAGCTTTGCCTACTACTTAGTCCTCTAATGACTGCTTAGCGGCCACTGCTATCCACCTGTTCCTCAAGCCTTCAGTATGTCATTAATATACCAGTTGTTAAATCTGAAGCTCCGGTTTTCTTTGGAGTTCTACCTTACAATATTCTTTTGTCACAAGAGCTGACGTACGCTTTGTGCAAAGCAAACATCTAATATTGTTTCATCAGtagtaaaacataaatagagTGCTAACATTTTTCATGCTTGCTGCGTCAGTATGCTTTGGTAAACGTGCCTGTGGTGAGCAGACGAATGCTTTATAGCCTTTAAAATAAAGGG
This Pygocentrus nattereri isolate fPygNat1 chromosome 22, fPygNat1.pri, whole genome shotgun sequence DNA region includes the following protein-coding sequences:
- the LOC119261986 gene encoding CD209 antigen-like protein C, encoding MSADAVRPQETNTQRETTTQQTGVRRGSRCSRLAVVCVGLLCVFLLTTNIVLYMYYIRDQTIIANLTAERETLLSSIRNLTEEKEQIGEDLVKLTERCWFNELKTFGSSFYFFSTERKNWTESRQDCRKGGADLVIINSKEEQMFFINQKHENFWIGLTATETEDTWKWVDGQPLTDKFWKNKEPNSGDGGGGDVDCAVFTTADEDGQRTWNDLPCSGKENWMCEFNLTNFRLNISTKRY